A section of the Asticcacaulis sp. EMRT-3 genome encodes:
- a CDS encoding hybrid sensor histidine kinase/response regulator: MNAIVPTSGYAPKAVSAPSRDEVVLDYGLKAQTRLGIYAAGFFGIGLPLLLWVGHFSLPDWLLGVYLAVFTINWSVFLGLRAALRRLEHDPHGLKPRLSRHFVAGGMWALTLIGISLSTAVYGLHPEMLLMICAGTAAGIIFFSAPVLICLLILGPLAMAGPLLALQTFPHDPQITQIMTGGLALALAMGFVLNRHMQEHYLLEHGQLELAREREMARTEAQAQTEARMALMETLSREVQTGLKGIEQNLLQGLTHLTRAPAPRQYVDSSLVEISHLQTILTTTFDNDTAASGRIELDTRPLDIDLICRKMMAQFNALAQSKGLIFSYNAEALPASGAALGDEHRVEQVLAHLLSNALLYTRQGRVELKLASLPEGLLRIEVVDSGPGLNTAELAQVFRPHVRIARTSAGSSGAGLGLSLSRSLAELMGGHAGGESTLDVGSKFWLDLPFDTAASAPPRPAEAETAAASDASLRVLLIANDSLHSHELRDALEHLGHKCLTSTSRERGLSLARKAEIDACVISLGRVENLEDETARARLAAFAAALRASQKDAGDIGDLTILILLPDGDQAESLQALGYKPLLLPQSPESLARALIRVTS; the protein is encoded by the coding sequence ATGAACGCCATTGTCCCCACCTCCGGCTACGCCCCTAAGGCCGTATCGGCCCCGTCACGCGATGAGGTTGTGCTTGATTACGGGCTGAAGGCGCAGACGCGGCTGGGCATCTATGCTGCCGGTTTTTTTGGCATTGGATTACCGCTTCTTCTGTGGGTGGGCCATTTCAGCCTGCCGGACTGGCTGCTGGGTGTTTACCTGGCCGTCTTCACCATCAACTGGTCGGTCTTTCTTGGCCTGCGCGCGGCCCTGCGCCGCCTTGAACATGATCCGCATGGGCTGAAGCCACGCCTGAGCCGTCATTTTGTGGCGGGCGGCATGTGGGCCCTGACCCTGATCGGCATTTCCCTGAGCACGGCGGTCTATGGCCTGCATCCTGAAATGCTGCTGATGATCTGCGCCGGTACGGCGGCTGGCATCATCTTCTTTTCGGCACCCGTGCTGATCTGCCTGCTGATTCTGGGCCCTCTCGCCATGGCCGGGCCGCTGCTGGCGCTCCAGACCTTTCCGCACGATCCGCAGATCACCCAGATCATGACCGGCGGCCTGGCCCTGGCCCTGGCTATGGGCTTCGTGCTCAACCGCCATATGCAGGAGCATTATCTGCTCGAACATGGTCAGCTCGAACTGGCGCGCGAACGCGAAATGGCGCGCACCGAAGCGCAAGCCCAGACCGAGGCGCGCATGGCCCTGATGGAAACTCTGTCGCGCGAGGTGCAGACGGGCCTCAAAGGCATAGAACAAAACCTGTTGCAGGGCCTGACCCACCTGACACGCGCACCGGCGCCGCGCCAGTATGTCGATTCGTCGCTGGTCGAAATCAGCCACCTCCAGACCATTCTCACCACCACCTTCGATAATGATACAGCCGCCTCCGGGCGGATCGAACTCGACACCCGCCCGCTCGACATCGATCTGATCTGCCGCAAGATGATGGCGCAGTTTAACGCGCTGGCGCAGAGCAAGGGGCTGATCTTCAGCTATAATGCCGAGGCCCTGCCCGCCTCCGGTGCAGCGCTCGGCGACGAACACCGTGTCGAGCAGGTGCTGGCCCATCTTTTGTCGAACGCCCTGCTCTACACGCGCCAGGGTCGCGTCGAGCTGAAACTGGCCAGCCTGCCCGAAGGTTTGCTGCGCATCGAGGTGGTTGATTCCGGCCCCGGCCTGAACACCGCCGAACTGGCGCAGGTTTTTCGCCCGCATGTGCGCATCGCGCGCACCTCGGCGGGATCATCAGGCGCCGGTCTGGGCCTCAGCCTGTCGCGCTCACTGGCCGAACTGATGGGCGGCCACGCCGGCGGCGAAAGCACGCTCGATGTCGGCTCGAAATTCTGGCTCGACCTGCCGTTTGATACCGCAGCCTCCGCTCCGCCACGCCCGGCTGAAGCCGAGACTGCCGCCGCATCCGACGCCTCGCTGCGCGTGCTGCTGATCGCCAATGACAGCCTGCACTCGCACGAACTGCGCGATGCCCTCGAACATCTCGGTCACAAGTGCCTGACCTCGACCTCGCGCGAACGCGGCCTGAGCCTGGCCAGGAAGGCCGAAATCGACGCCTGCGTGATCAGTCTTGGCCGTGTTGAAAACCTGGAAGACGAAACCGCCCGCGCCAGGCTGGCCGCCTTTGCCGCAGCCCTGCGCGCCAGTCAGAAGGACGCAGGCGACATCGGCGACCTCACTATCCTGATCCTGCTGCCCGATGGCGACCAGGCCGAGTCGCTTCAGGCATTGGGCTATAAGCCCCTTCTGCTGCCGCAATCGCCGGAAAGCCTGGCCCGCGCCCTGATCCGGGTCACGTCTTAG
- a CDS encoding FAD-dependent oxidoreductase: MSSSSQSILIVGAGIVGLCSAVVLQSRGHRVRLMARDKPEATASGVAAGMIAPALEAMNEADPAVSFARLTRAQQNWFGLQQAWPERVRARLPVWSATPSYYLWRSDDSEGRARLALTGAHLTEADAATRAHFGIDDRLEAVHVAGDWSVPSVWLMAELAAHFARLGGQYIRGEADAVESGRVHLRDGGWLMADHVIIAAGQAGHSLRAMVPSLAHLSPIKGHMLDLPERIARGVLRAASGYLAMQVQGAKFGATMEAGRDDSGIDPLAVADLKARAQALFPGLDLHHAVARTGVRAATPDGWPLIGRDPSSGVWLATGMRRNGYVFAPMAAQALLDMIEGRETVGCEACRPGRFSEY, encoded by the coding sequence ATGTCTTCCTCCTCGCAATCCATCCTCATTGTCGGCGCGGGCATAGTGGGGCTGTGTAGCGCCGTGGTGTTACAAAGCCGTGGTCACCGCGTTCGTCTGATGGCCCGCGACAAGCCCGAGGCGACGGCATCCGGCGTGGCGGCGGGCATGATCGCCCCGGCGCTGGAGGCCATGAACGAGGCTGATCCGGCCGTGAGCTTTGCCCGACTGACCAGGGCGCAGCAAAACTGGTTCGGGTTGCAACAGGCCTGGCCTGAGCGTGTGCGCGCCCGCCTGCCGGTCTGGTCGGCCACGCCGAGCTATTATCTGTGGCGCAGCGACGATAGCGAGGGCAGGGCGCGTCTGGCCCTGACCGGTGCGCACCTGACCGAGGCCGATGCCGCCACGCGCGCGCATTTCGGGATCGATGACCGTCTGGAAGCCGTGCATGTGGCCGGTGACTGGAGTGTGCCCTCGGTCTGGCTGATGGCCGAACTGGCGGCGCATTTCGCGCGGCTTGGCGGGCAATATATTCGTGGTGAGGCCGATGCTGTCGAAAGCGGGCGGGTTCATCTGCGCGATGGCGGCTGGCTTATGGCAGACCATGTGATCATCGCCGCCGGTCAGGCAGGGCACAGCCTGCGCGCGATGGTGCCGTCGCTGGCTCATCTCAGCCCGATCAAGGGCCATATGCTGGATCTGCCGGAAAGGATCGCGCGTGGCGTGTTGCGCGCCGCCTCCGGTTATCTGGCCATGCAGGTGCAAGGCGCGAAATTCGGTGCCACGATGGAGGCGGGCCGTGACGATTCGGGTATCGATCCGCTGGCCGTCGCCGATCTGAAGGCGCGGGCGCAAGCGCTGTTTCCGGGCCTCGACCTGCATCATGCCGTGGCGCGCACCGGCGTGCGCGCCGCCACGCCCGATGGCTGGCCGTTGATCGGGCGTGATCCGTCTTCGGGCGTCTGGCTGGCCACGGGGATGCGCCGTAATGGCTATGTCTTCGCGCCGATGGCGGCTCAGGCCCTGCTGGATATGATCGAAGGCCGGGAAACCGTCGGCTGCGAAGCCTGTCGTCCTGGGCGGTTTTCTGAATATTAA
- a CDS encoding TonB family protein, with amino-acid sequence MAYYFINARFLQKEVKYTDEKVKVDLVAPPPPPPPPPPPPPPPKAPPPPVVQPRVSPPVPNVTPPPPIPVPPVPKDQHVEYKAPPVQMNQSTPPPAPVGPHYVEGKWSYPNGDQLADLYPSRAVDDEVEGTVTIDCAINSSGKVTSCDIVSENPKGYGFGSATVKAFIRYAHVDPKTVGGQLRDGDRKKFTYKWVLG; translated from the coding sequence CAAAAAGAAGTCAAATATACGGATGAGAAGGTAAAGGTCGATCTGGTGGCTCCGCCGCCACCACCTCCGCCTCCGCCTCCGCCGCCTCCGCCGCCGAAGGCACCGCCGCCACCCGTGGTTCAGCCGCGTGTGTCTCCGCCGGTGCCGAACGTGACGCCGCCGCCGCCGATCCCCGTGCCGCCTGTTCCCAAGGATCAGCACGTGGAATATAAGGCGCCGCCGGTTCAGATGAACCAAAGCACGCCGCCTCCGGCACCTGTCGGTCCGCATTATGTGGAAGGCAAGTGGAGCTATCCGAACGGCGATCAGCTCGCGGATCTCTATCCTTCGCGGGCGGTCGATGATGAGGTTGAGGGTACGGTTACGATTGACTGCGCCATCAATTCGTCGGGCAAGGTTACGTCGTGTGATATCGTCAGCGAAAACCCCAAGGGGTATGGCTTCGGTAGCGCTACGGTCAAGGCCTTCATCCGTTACGCGCACGTCGATCCGAAAACGGTCGGCGGTCAGCTCCGCGATGGCGACCGCAAGAAGTTCACCTATAAGTGGGTGCTCGGCTAA
- a CDS encoding transglycosylase SLT domain-containing protein produces the protein MRMFISPTPDPATLMQGAQNLVGTVGTGVMGAIQRAAAATGVDFGYLVKTAQRESSLNPNARAPTSSAAGLFQFIEQTWLGMVKANGARHGYGSYADQIVKGRDGRFHVSDPAARKQVLALRFNPDANAVMAAEMTAGHAAYLRGRIGRDPTQGELYAAHFLGPDGAADLIQAAATRPQATAASLFPQAARANHNIFYSHGRALAVSEVMANLTRVGGNQPVQTTPQAPEIDSSPVTLARVNQLRNDQAVLSLIFGDGDQKGLLFATQLMSGFGPGGSGEDGDQPDDSASSLMSGLPGLGGGGGVLG, from the coding sequence ATGCGTATGTTCATCAGCCCCACACCCGATCCCGCCACCCTGATGCAGGGCGCGCAAAACCTCGTCGGCACGGTCGGCACCGGGGTGATGGGCGCCATTCAGCGCGCCGCCGCCGCTACGGGGGTCGATTTTGGTTATCTGGTCAAGACCGCCCAGCGCGAAAGTTCGCTCAATCCCAATGCCCGCGCCCCCACCTCGTCGGCGGCGGGGCTGTTTCAGTTCATCGAGCAGACCTGGCTTGGCATGGTCAAGGCCAATGGCGCACGCCACGGCTATGGCAGCTATGCTGACCAGATCGTCAAGGGGCGTGATGGCCGCTTCCACGTCAGCGATCCGGCGGCGCGCAAACAGGTGCTGGCCCTGCGCTTTAATCCTGACGCCAATGCGGTGATGGCCGCTGAAATGACGGCTGGCCATGCCGCCTACCTGCGCGGACGAATCGGTCGTGATCCCACACAGGGCGAACTTTACGCCGCCCATTTTCTTGGCCCCGATGGCGCCGCCGACCTGATTCAGGCCGCTGCCACCCGCCCTCAGGCCACGGCGGCCAGTCTGTTTCCGCAAGCCGCGCGCGCCAATCACAATATCTTTTACAGTCATGGCCGCGCCCTGGCGGTCAGCGAGGTCATGGCCAATCTGACGCGCGTGGGCGGCAATCAGCCCGTGCAGACCACGCCGCAGGCACCGGAGATCGACAGCTCGCCGGTTACCCTGGCGCGCGTCAATCAGTTGCGCAATGATCAGGCGGTTTTGTCGCTGATCTTCGGCGATGGCGATCAGAAGGGGTTGTTGTTCGCCACCCAGCTCATGTCGGGTTTCGGGCCGGGAGGATCGGGTGAAGACGGCGATCAGCCCGACGATTCGGCCAGTTCGTTGATGAGCGGCCTGCCGGGCCTCGGCGGCGGCGGCGGGGTGCTCGGTTAG